The nucleotide window GCCAGTTGGCAGTTTTTCATTCGTTATTTTGATGAATTAGGATGAGCTGACCGACAACCAAGAACTGATTCAAACATATCGCCTGCACATTGCCCAGGACATCAACCAGGACAACTTGGCCCTCTTCTGCGGCTCATACAATGCGTGAGTTACTTTTCTTTAAAGAAATCATCTGCATTGGCCATTACTTATGTTAACAAATCTTCTTAATTAGATCTTTGTTTTAATAGGCGCCAAGACCTTGGAATCGAGAGGCCAGTTGCCGGTCTCAATGAGAACACAGTGAAGAGTTTGATGTAagcttttatttaatttctttccagttcatttttttatgattGGTTTCATATTTTTCACCACTGTCTGTACAGATGCCCTGCTCTTCTGGTGGTTGGAGACACTTCCCCTGCTGTGGAGGCTGTGGTAagtgttttgtgtttttctttttcttttttgtcttttttgctGTACCCTTCACTATTTTAAGTCTattaaattatttcaaattACAGGTTGAATGCAACTCTAGGTTAAATCCAACAAAGACCACCTTGCTGAAGGTAAGACAACATGGATTTTTTGAAAAGCCTTAACTCTCTAAGTCCAGCATTTAACTCATCAAAgttgtgttttttacagtgataTTTGTATCTCTGTATCGCTGTACATAATATTGATTTTATCCCTCTCACTATGTCAGATGGCTGACTGTGGTGGTCTGCCTCAGGTTGTTCAGGTtagtccttttatttttttatactgaacACAATATTAAACACCTCCATCCTTGTGGTTATCTTCACCAATGTTCAAGTGAACATTATGTAATATTAATGTGTAAGCCTGTTTAAACGACATCTAATCTCCCAACAGCCTGGGAAGTTGGCCGAAGCCTTCAAATACTTTGTTCAAGGAATGGGATACAGTGAGTATTTTTATCCGTTTACCTCAACTTTTGACATATTCTAACCTTCAGATGTTTGTTTAATCTGCAGAGAAATCTGGGTCAGCTTTCTCCATAAACATGCATCTGTTTATCTGCATTTCTCAGACACTCCGCTATGCTGATTATCAATTCAGCACAACACTATGACTAATAGCCGTCCTTTTTAACACAAATCAAGCTCAGGGAGTCtgtctttgtttcttttctcttttctttttacCCCACAGAACTCAGCATGACTTCCCACACACCCTGTGTTTTGATTAGTTTTCCTTCCAAACTACAGACGTGCACAAAATCCCAATGTCCTCTGAATGAGCCCTCCTCACATATTGGTTGACAGGTTTCGGCGCACCAGTATAGCTCTCAATGTGCTGCCAGCGCTCTGTGTGAAAAAATGTCACCCTCTCTCTGACCCTGTACCTCCCCCTCCAAAGATACTTGCTGTTTCATTTCTGCACTGTTGTATAGTCTTTGTTGCAATCAGGCAGGAATTTACATGTCAGGAGTCGGACCAAAGCATTAGCTTTTCAAGAGCATAATACTTTATAGCATTAATCTGAGGCTTTTAAATGAAGCCATCACAGCTCTAGAgagtttttaaaggggtcaaaCCACGAGGAATCTAATTGCTAAATCTTATCTTGAGATTAAAGGGAACATACTGTGGACTtgcaaacaaaaccaaaaaggtttATTGTGGTTCATAAAGGTTTATTAAGGTTCATAATGACCCATTCCCTCCAACTATGGGGTGGCCGTCATGCGTGAACTCACAGACAGTGAAAACCTGACTGGAAATTAGAGTAAAATTGGATAATGGTTATGAAGAACTTAATTAGGACGTTGTTGTGAATCTCAGGgggaaattattaaataataaaaattgcaCAAAATGGCCTCTTTAAGCAGTTTAGATGCCGAAACGATTTATAATTATCTAAGGATATATTAGAGCATTACTGCATCCCAATTCACATACTAACTGTCCTAGATAGTATTCGAAATTAGAATTggtgtcccaaatcgtagtatgttgaaatgagtattccaaagatacccagaTAGTATTTCTGGTTCGAATCTAACACTCTAATGGCTAATATTGCCCACAATCCAATGCATGTTAAATGAGGCTTCTGATAGAACTACAAACAAtagttaaaaaactacaaacatggcggctGTGCGAGACTGCATAAGTAGGGAGGGGTTTGACTCTAATTAATAATCCGTATGAAACctgataaaaacatttttatacaaTGTTATCAATTATCATTATATTTCATCTGCAAAAACATTCTGTGAACTTTTATAAAGAGAAGTTGggtcattaacttttaaatgcatcattatgcaAACACACAAGGAGAGCTCTCCACATGAAAGACTCACGgctggcagatcaacgagctaCTACATTTCTCGCTGAAACAGTAAGAAAAGAAATTGAATTAAATGTGGAGGATTTACTTTAAGATGATCGACAGGGCAGTTTAAATGGTGACAGGATGGACATAACCAAGCGACAGAGCGGCCTGCTAAAGGTGCAGTTATGACGTacgtagtatgtcccaaagcttacctactcttctgctacacacatTAAAAAGTATGTACTTGTGTACTGGGCGTAGTATAAGAAGGCAAACTGGGATGCAGCACAGGTTTTTTTCCTCTCGATGCCCTCTGTAGGTGAGGAGCCATAAGCGCAGCATTTAGCTATAAAACACAGCTTTAAACTTGtgtaaatttttttacagtaactgGTAGGGTTGAGGTTGTAACTTGCCAGGTTAGATTTTAAAACACAGCCAGCCACAGCTAGTATTTGAACAGTATCTGGCCTCTATTCAGATTAACAGAAACATCGAAAACATTtccattatacttttttttattgtacagATATCTtattgttctgtctgtctgtctccttTCAACGTTTGCAAACAGTTCCTCATGTTTTGCTCAGTCATCTGAGCACTGAATCAGGTACCCACCCAGATGTGACCCAACAGTTATTTTGACTGGTGTATACATGCTTGCATGCTTCACCTCTGTGCTTGTGTTTAGCATTTGCATGTagatattttatgtattatttagtGGTCGACCGGTATAGGTTTTTCAATGGCTGATGCAGATATCTATTTTCAGGAAAAAATACTACAGTAGAAAAATGggtcaaaaacatcaaattccATTACTATTTTCCATTGATTACTTTGATACAGTACCAAGTATTTGGACatgaaatgaataaaaataattaaataaaaaagagaCTTGGCCTGGTCAACATATCGGTCTATCACTACAGTTACTAAAGTGTTTTAGGTTCCAAAtgacatttaataagatttataTAAGTTTTATAGATTAAACTATATTAGACTATAttttctattatttttattaactgattttatttattttgattttgtttatttattctaCTATGGTATATGTTGTTCTTTAGTATTACTTGTATTTACTTTGTTTTATAACATTTtagtaatgtttatttgtttaaaacttattttaagtttgtttttaattttattattatttgtattttatttttaagaaggTATGTGTTGTTTTATAGTTTTGCTCGTACATGTCTTTGCGCTTTGTAATTGCATTTTGTAGGTTTGCATTTTGTCATAAATGCTTCTGTGTGCACATTTATACGCTGTGTAGGCAGACGCAAGACAAATTTGTGATTATCTATTATTACATTCTCGGTTTGGTTTCCTCTTGCATGATGCTTGTTCTTTCTGTTTCCTTGCAGTTCCCCCGATTCTACTGAAGACTGCAATAATGACATTCTCATATCTCTCTCCCATCTCACAGTACCAGCGGCTGGCATGACCCGTCTGTCCCGATCCCGATCCTCCTCTTCCAGCATCACATCCATGGATGGCTCACGCAACCGCAACCTGAACAGCTCTCTGGACGGGCCCAACTCTGGAGGCCTGGACAACCAGGCAAGGCCACAAACCATGGAGGTCTCCTGCTAAAGAATCTGCTATCCTTTCACTTCTCACCTCCTGTTATATTTGTCCTAGATACCTACATGTTTCTAATGCCTTTAACAGTGAGGCACAGGAGGCTCGAATGCGAAATGTATTATATACTGAAAGtatgcataataaatatatacagatGTTACTATATGCTAGCCACATTTTCAGTCAGTCATAAAAGCAGATTAAATTAAAGactaatatatatttacacatgAAAGGGTCTTCCATAAGGCTTTTTTATCTCGGTTCGtgttacatttaattaattcCACCTCTTTTTTGAGCCACTCTCACGTAAAGGAAAAcacttgcattaaaaaaatgtttttatgtttgaTGGTGTGACCTGTGACCTTTCCTGTGCTCTTATCTTGCTACACTGTGTGAAGTTGTTTAATTTGTTGTCCTGTttaaatgtcttacaaatgtgttctgttgtTGAATCCACTTTCCAGTTCATCCTATGAATGTAATGAATGTTCAGTAACTGACTTTTgttgtatttatattaaaaactcTAATGGGTTGTACTAAAAACCATCAACAAACGCTTGTAATGACTCAAAATATcatttatgttcttttttatgtttctttgtatttttttaaagttacaaTAGGCCATCACCCTTTTaaatattcaaaacaaaagtaGCAACGACTTAGTTTGATATAAtatcatgtttttcttttgtaCATTTATGCCCTAAccattttttaaacataattcTTAATCAAAACATTGATGTACACAGGAATGACAGGTGTATATGACTATGAAATAGTGTCTGACAAAGTCACTGTCCACTGATTCTCAGTTACTAAATAAAGTTAGATCATGGAAAATAACACTCTTTGTGGATTTTTTTCTTAGACGTATATAACTCCTATTGTTTTGCTTtctaaataataattcaaaataatagcatttTCAGAGTCAGTCTCAACCTCAGACAACATTTTAACGTTAGGCCTATAGGACAAGGAAGTTAATCAAGTCGCAAAGTTTCCGACCACAAATGTACTTTTTTGCCCCTTGCATCGAACAACCTGTATCCTCAGGTTGTGGTTACGCTATTTTTAACAACTTTCAAAATAATAGGTGCATATCAgggtgccaagaaaacattagAAGCTTACATTTTGAATTTATGAATGCTATATAGCATTTGCTTAACTTTCACATATTTGTAGAGTTTATATGTCTATTTCCATTATACATAATCTATTGTAAATGAAGGCACCACATCTTGCACAATTAGTCCTTTCATGAGTATAATTCTGTTGCGTATTTATGGATGTGTTAAGTCTATTGACACAGGAAATTTAATTTGCATGTTGGTTTGTTCACCACAACTCCTACTCAAAAACACTGAAGTCAATTCACACGCATAACAGAGGATGAAGGTCACGTCAGCACCATTCTCATCTGCACTCATCTAGTGATAGGATTCATATAGTGGATGCTCTTTTCTCACATGGCCTTCTGGTAATTTCAGCGTTTTCACCCACAGAGTTGAAACAGCCGAGTAAGTATTTTTATGTTGCTCTGGTTaaatgtttgtctgtctgtctctttttttaaaaataaaggttttgtGTTGTAATGCCATTAATAAGTTCACAAAATGGGTTTTCGCAGTGATGCTGTTGAAGAATCATTTCTGGTTCCCCAAATAATTTAGAAAGCTATGCAAAGGCACAGAGCCTTTCGTTGAAGCCTTTTGTTGAAGGTTCTTCACGGaaccaataaagaacctttattcttaatttattttctttttaaagtctatctgtccatccaataagttatgacaacatgttttaaattgcttcaactcatcaaaataagttatacaagattcagctacatttttaagtcagtttaatgtaaattaggttgaaattacttaaacatccatgctgattgtacttaaaaatctATATATCTATCCGTCCGTCCATTTTTCTATTAATCGATAACTGGCCAATTAAAATACAGTTTTACTTTTAAATACAGTGTTGTTTCTTTAGTTGTGTTTCAGGCTGGTTTCTGTCAAAAACTCTGAAAATGGTCATAAAATAAACATGGGCTGTCTAACAAGCAGACTCTGGCACAGATCTGCTGTTCACAGACTGGAGGATCCCGTATCGACATCTGATGGGTGTATGAACGTGAACACCTTTTCTTTGTCAAACACCTGAAACTCTCCTTTTACTACATACTTCATATTTTCAATCATTCATGTTATGTATAATTATCCCTCAACTGCATCTGTTTTACTTTAGTTTCACAAAATCACATGCACAAGGCAGTGGCCCTATGCAACTTTCCACCCCACAGGTCTGATGAGCATACTATATTTATGGGAGACATACTGAACATTATATCAGGGTAAGCAaagaatttttgttttttgacatAAAGGTATGCAAGTCTTTGCTAAAACAAAAGCAGAATGGGTTTGTTTCTGTTACAGAGATGATGACATGTTGAGGGTTAGTTCTAGATCAACTGGCACAGAGTTTTTCATCCCTCACACCTATGTTTCCAAAGTGCGCAATCGGTCAGTCATGTtcaatatcttttttttaaattactcattgacaaaaagagagaaaaatagAGGGTTTTTTTTATTCGCTTTGGTACTATTTTTACAAGCAaggtgtacattttcaaaactcataGTCCTAAAATCACATCATcaaaagtgcacttttttcaaaaatttcACATATATTTAATTGTGTTAGTACAATACACAAAACCACAAAGTCTCATTTTCACtacacaaaataagaaaattaaataaataaaaaaaacatttttatgcatttggcagacgcttttatccaaagcgacttacattgcattcaagttacacattttacattggcgttgctagcgccgtgctctactgtttgagctataggAAAAATAGCTCAAACAGTAATAAGAGTTTCATCTTCATAAATGTTTCATCTAAATGTTTCATTCACAGTAACCACCTTTCATAAAACTCCTACTATCAAACTTTTGATTTGCGTCTCTTCTCGTTTAGTTTAATACATTTGTCTATTATTTAATACAAATGATCATAATGGTTTATCAATAATCATTTTGTACACAGATTTCTTTAGATATTGATTGGACTTAGTTGTTTGCCATTTCTGATAAGGATGACCATATGTAgcctaattaattattttgatattaaaagctatttattttagattatagCCACTATgttcaaagtgtgtgtgtgtgtggccaggTAAACtctacattatggggacaaaatgtctcTATAAAGATATCCTAAATCCTTGTCCTTGCAGGGACATTTTTTGCTCCCTATGATGAAACAAGCTTATAATCCtacagaattgttttttttatttttatttttttgaaaatgtaaaaatgtagaaggttttgtgtgatgggtaggtataGTGTAAGGGGAAAGAATAttcagtttgtacagtataaaaatcagtACACCTATGAATACCCAGACAGATATTAAAGtaagtgaaccagacgtgtgtgtgtgtgtgtgtgtgtgtgtgtgtgtgtgtgtgtgtgtgtgtgtgtgtgtgtgtgtgtgtgtgtgaacaaagAGTAGAATAGAGTATAAGGGATGGATAAGACGGATGGAATCAAATATAGAATTGTACATTACAGTATGTATGTGAACAGATTACCATGGTAGAGGCTGCCACATTACTGTAACTCACCGTTATAAAGGTCAGTATAGATTCAGTCATATGGCACAGTGAGAACATTTACTCTACTGGCAGCAAACTCTGTTCTATCGCCCAAAACCTCATGTGTCATAACTTTATCACACATGTTGATAACACACTGAATATATACTATTACAAACATTATGGATTCATTTATATAAAGTTAGGCAATTTAAGCATGTTTTCTTATGTGGCATCTGTAGCCTGTGTTACTGTAGATAATTCAGCAACAAGGGTGATTTAAAACATGTATTTTGCTTTGTTTGCTGTTGGATGAACTGATTGTTAAAAGTACTAAATTAAAAGGTCATACAGTTGTGTTTCAGTGATTAAACCAAATTTTCTTTGAAACAATGATGTGGACTGAAATATGTGCAACCTAATGAAAGCATGAGATCAGGTTTTGAAAGAATGTGTTACAAGTGTGATCAGTTTGGATTTTTGTActaagagttttgaaaatgtacaacttattttgtgaaaatagtaccaaagcaaataaacaaaactaaaatacAAATGCTAAGAAATGTTCAACTTTCTGTTATGGAAGGGCCGGGATTGAGTACAGCCTGCATGGGTCCCCTTGTTCTCACTTGATCACTGCTGATTTAGTGGTTTTGGAAAAAGCATGATTATTATGTCCAAAAATAATTACcaaatcttgttttattttaataaaggtggTTGTTTGAAGGGGTCACCAGGAGAAATGCAGAACAACTTCTTATGCTGCCTCAAAACTACTCTGGATGTTTTCTAATCCGGGAAAGCCAGTCAtgccctggttagccagtgctctAAAGGCAATTTATTGCTTGCCATCTtttgtattaattattaaaagtcTATTTGTTAACCTTAACAAATACATTGCTGTTGGTTGCAGGTTCCTACTCACTCTCAGTGCGACAAGATACAGGCCATGTGCACAATGTAAAGCACTACAGAATCCATCAGCTCGAAAGCAACTGGTTCTATATCCACCACAACCGGTCCTTCTCCACTCTCACCCAGCTGGTAGACTATTACTCACGTAAGgtcaaataacaaaaaataacataaaaaattgTCTTCTTTCTTTGAGCTCCCACCCTCATTTCGACGATGATAAATACAAcatttgaatgttaaaataaataaaggataaatgTCATCTATTTACAGGACCGTTTAATGGAACATACTGTCAGCTGACTGAACCTTGCTTACTTCATGACTCGAACAGAACTGTAGCACATATACCTTCACCAAAAGCAATCCAGCG belongs to Pseudorasbora parva isolate DD20220531a chromosome 22, ASM2467924v1, whole genome shotgun sequence and includes:
- the ndrg3a gene encoding protein NDRG3a isoform X2; this translates as MSTVLDVEQNACTGNAVEHDIETPHGVLHVTMRGTPKGNRPVILTYHDIGLNHKSCFNTLFNFEDMMEITQHFAVVHVDAPGQQEAAPPFPTGYQYPTMDELAEMLSSVLTQLKVNSVIGIGVGAGAYILSRFALIQPSLVEGLVLINVDPCAEGWIDWAASKLTGWTSNLVDIVMSHHFSTDELTDNQELIQTYRLHIAQDINQDNLALFCGSYNARQDLGIERPVAGLNENTVKSLICPALLVVGDTSPAVEAVVECNSRLNPTKTTLLKMADCGGLPQVVQPGKLAEAFKYFVQGMGYIPHVLLSHLSTESVPAAGMTRLSRSRSSSSSITSMDGSRNRNLNSSLDGPNSGGLDNQARPQTMEVSC
- the sla2a gene encoding src-like-adapter 2, which encodes MGCLTSRLWHRSAVHRLEDPVSTSDGFSQNHMHKAVALCNFPPHRSDEHTIFMGDILNIISGDDDMLRVSSRSTGTEFFIPHTYVSKVRNRWLFEGVTRRNAEQLLMLPQNYSGCFLIRESQSCPGSYSLSVRQDTGHVHNVKHYRIHQLESNWFYIHHNRSFSTLTQLVDYYSRPFNGTYCQLTEPCLLHDSNRTVAHIPSPKAIQRPSLNWRDVSRSMIQRQLKGTDQESLVSEGLRETMNTYFYIAEESSCED